The Armatimonadota bacterium genome has a window encoding:
- a CDS encoding 4Fe-4S dicluster domain-containing protein, whose protein sequence is MKELQELSRSLLADGQVNVVIGWEQGPTGARPVFVTKPEDADRLIFDQRCVHNLAAYLSPRRPNVGKLGKAAIVAKPCDAKAVAGLIRESQIKREDVVVIGVRCGGVLADPASKEALSAETVSERCPGCESREPTLADHVLGDMPPPPPGERRRDARIDELEAMPPAERWAFWQAEFERCVRCNACRQVCPLCTCDRCVTEKTQPLWIESSAHSRGVFAWQLTRAQHHAGRCADCGECDRVCPVDIPLGLLNREVARIVERRFGFEMTDDPAAAEPIGAFRMEDEQEFIR, encoded by the coding sequence ATGAAGGAACTCCAGGAGCTCTCCCGGTCGCTCCTCGCTGACGGCCAGGTGAACGTCGTCATTGGCTGGGAACAGGGGCCGACCGGCGCGCGACCCGTTTTCGTCACGAAGCCCGAGGACGCCGACCGCCTCATCTTCGATCAGCGCTGTGTGCATAACCTTGCCGCGTACCTGTCCCCTCGCCGTCCGAACGTTGGCAAACTGGGCAAGGCCGCCATCGTGGCCAAACCGTGCGACGCCAAGGCGGTGGCCGGCCTGATCCGCGAATCGCAGATCAAGCGCGAGGACGTTGTCGTCATCGGCGTCCGGTGCGGCGGCGTGCTGGCGGACCCGGCGTCGAAAGAGGCGTTGAGCGCGGAGACCGTATCCGAGCGCTGCCCTGGCTGCGAGTCGCGAGAGCCGACGCTGGCCGACCATGTCCTTGGGGACATGCCCCCACCACCGCCCGGTGAACGGAGACGGGACGCAAGGATCGACGAACTGGAAGCCATGCCGCCCGCCGAGCGCTGGGCATTCTGGCAGGCGGAGTTCGAGCGTTGCGTCCGCTGCAACGCGTGCCGGCAGGTGTGCCCGCTCTGCACGTGTGACCGGTGCGTGACCGAAAAGACGCAGCCGTTGTGGATCGAGTCGTCTGCCCATTCACGCGGTGTTTTCGCCTGGCAGCTGACGCGCGCCCAGCACCACGCCGGACGCTGCGCCGACTGCGGGGAGTGCGACCGCGTCTGCCCTGTGGACATCCCGCTGGGCCTGCTGAACCGGGAGGTCGCGCGCATCGTGGAGCGGCGCTTCGGGTTCGAAATGACGGACGACCCGGCGGCAGCAGAGCCTATCGGCGCGTTCCGTATGGAAGACGAGCAGGAGTTCATCCGATGA
- a CDS encoding hydrogenase iron-sulfur subunit has translation MVAFVCNWCTYTGADLAGTSRLTMAPNVRIVRLPCSGRIDPLMVLKAFERGADGVIVSGCHPGDCHYTSGNLHARRRFAIFHDLLQFFGFEEDRLTFSWVSASEGLKWREIVDGAVERVRALGPFEGFRYDRLSHGEPLEIPISTVAPAPAPAGGQA, from the coding sequence GACCTGGCCGGCACGAGCCGCCTCACGATGGCGCCGAACGTGCGCATCGTGCGCCTGCCTTGCAGCGGCCGGATCGACCCGCTGATGGTCCTGAAGGCGTTTGAGCGTGGCGCGGACGGCGTCATCGTCAGCGGGTGCCACCCGGGCGACTGCCATTACACGAGCGGCAACCTGCATGCGCGGCGGCGCTTCGCCATCTTCCACGATCTGCTGCAGTTCTTCGGATTCGAGGAGGACCGGCTCACGTTTTCGTGGGTCTCCGCCTCCGAGGGGCTGAAGTGGCGCGAGATCGTTGACGGCGCGGTGGAGCGCGTGAGAGCGCTGGGGCCGTTTGAGGGATTCCGGTACGATCGGTTGTCCCACGGCGAGCCGCTTGAGATACCGATCTCCACCGTGGCGCCGGCCCCCGCGCCGGCTGGAGGACAGGCATGA